A window from Mangifera indica cultivar Alphonso chromosome 2, CATAS_Mindica_2.1, whole genome shotgun sequence encodes these proteins:
- the LOC123208470 gene encoding uncharacterized protein LOC123208470 encodes MKTFCRGILSTPKLQKISYEGMEVENKGNDLNKAIQGLYKKKNQDISLDLKLLTLKDVNSTKICYNRHPTSFYQNLTHLILWKCGNIKYVFPSSIAKSLHQLQQLKIQNCKVLEEIVAKEGASAVVDFVFPNITLLKLEDLPKLTVFYPGIYTLEMPKLKELEVRYCTKYLSFTENNAETECATLDPKSIFLNNVINFNLEVFKLYDGVTNICWQSQFETLRIDKDTSTNIPLRLLQRFENVRELRLVSNQYKDIKSPYDLLNLEDLYVYFHNRLTSLVPFLVFSQNLKVLTVSSCNRLMKLITPLVAKSLVQLRELSISSCEMLTEIVEIEGDATNTGIAFDNLSKLSLKHLESLTCFCSRNYSINFPSLEEVIINECPNMKTFSQGTLSTPKLHNVKYHWKWVDTGENNLNTIIQQKHKNEVGSFWKKMTLSGRDIMTILQGEFQENFVEIETLQLIKDDYAYIPIHIFKKFINLEKLILKVSSYEEIFSNKEGEEHVETLSKLKDLILQGLSNLNCIWKQNFQFKSILQNLHSLNVTYCDSLMTLLPPSSTFKSLTILAVKHCNGMQNLMTSSTAKSLIVQSYGKDFHPHGSKLHTRMMSLPSLTKSVQHGQQIGAKRLQYIVSRLEVEIDVIFLTGGYNVIQ; translated from the exons ATGAAGACATTTTGTAGAGGAATCTTGAGCACTCCGAAGTTACAGAAAATCAGTTATGAGGGAATGGAAGTAGAGAATAAGGGGAATGATCTTAATAAAGCCATACAAggattatataaaaagaaaaaccaa GACATCTCCCTTGATTTGAAGTTGTTGACATTGAAAGATGTTAATTCTACAAAGATTTGCTACAACCGACATCCAACTTCCTTCTACCAAAATTTGACTCACTTAATTTTGTGGAAATGCggaaacataaaatatgtatttccATCTTCCATTGCCAAAAGCCTCCACCAACTCCAACAACTAAAGATTCAAAATTGCAAGGTTTTAGAGGAGATTGTTGCAAAAGAAGGAGCAAGTGCAGTTGTTGATTTTGTCTTTCCAAATATAACCTTATTGAAGCTTGAAGATCTACCAAAACTTACAGTCTTCTACCCTGGAATATATACTTTGGAAATGCCGAAGTTGAAAGAGTTGGAGGTGAGGTATTGCACCAAATACTTGAGCTTCACAGAAAACAATGCGGAGACTGAGTGTGCTACTTTAGATCCAAAATCTATCTTCTTGAACAATGTG ATTAACTTCAATTTGGAGGTATTTAAGTTATATGATGGTGTGACAAATATTTGTTGGCAAAGTCAATTTGAAACTCTTAGAATCGATAAGGATACCTCTACAAATATTCCACTTCGACTCcttcaaagatttgaaaatgtGAGAGAGCTCCGACTAGTTTCCAATCAATACAAAGACATTAAGAGCCCATATGATCTTCTGAATCTTGAAGATTTGTATGTATATTTCCATAACAGATTGACAAGTTTAGTGCCATTCTTAGTTTTTTCCCAGAATCTTAAAGTTCTGACAGTGAGTTCATGCAACAGATTAATGAAGTTAATTACACCTTTAGTGGCTAAAAGTTTGGTGCAGTTGAGAGAATTGAGCATATCAAGTTGTGAGATGCTTACTGAAATAGTAGAAATTGAGGGAGATGCAACAAATACTGGAATTGCATTTGACAATTTGAGCAAGTTGTCACTTAAACATTTAGAAAGTCTCACATGCTTTTGCTCTAGGAATTACTCCATTAATTTTCCATCTTTGGAAGAGGTAATTATAAATGAATGCCCCAATATGAAGACTTTCTCTCAAGGAACTTTAAGCACACCAAAGCTCCACAATGTCAAATATCATTGGAAATGGGTAGACACCGGGGAGAATAACTTGAACACaattatacaacaaaaacacaaaaatgag GTTGGCTCCTTTTGGAAGAAAATGACATTAAGTGGAAGAGATATCATGACAATTTTGCAAGGAGAGTTTCAAGAGAACTTTGTCGAAATAGAAACTCTTCAATTGATTAAGGATGATTATGCATATATACccattcatatatttaagaaatttatcaATCTTGAAAAACTCATATTGAAAGTGAGTTCATACGaagaaatattttcaaataaagaagGTGAGGAACATGTTGAAACACTCTCAAAATTAAAGGATCTAATATTGCAGGGACTTTCTAATTTGAACTGCATTTGGAAACAAAACTTTCAGTTCAAATCAATCcttcaaaatcttcattcttTAAATGTTACATATTGTGACAGTTTGATGACTCTGTTGCCACCTTCCTCAACTTTTAAAAGTCTGACGATTTTGGCGGTAAAGCATTGTAATGGAATGCAAAACTTAATGACATCTTCAACAGCTAAAAGTCTG ATTGTTCAAAGTTATGGGAAAGATTTCCATCCCCATGGCAGCAAACTGCATACTCGTATG ATGAGTTTGCCAAGTTTGACTAAATCTGTTCAGCACGGTCAGCAAATTGGTGCCAAAAGACTTCAATACATTGTGAGCAGATTAGAAGTTGAAATTGATGTCATTTTTTTGACAGGTGGATATAATGTGATCCAGTAA